The genomic stretch ttgttgtgaaataaaccccgacagagctcgctgtacattatgccTTACATAGACCCTACCCCCTTCCCTCAAGAGGCTTTGCCTTTTGCCAGGCCGCCattgtaaataagaatttgttcTTAATGGCTTGtcatggttaaataaaggttaaataaaatgtataaaataaaaggtGTGAGAAAGGCATGGCAGAGTCTGTTTCACCTCATACTCTTGAGGAAATTCCTGGTATCCCAAAATATACTGACAAATTTCTCCTCCTGCACCATCGAATTAAATCTATAATTGTTTctcaattgaaataaaattatgtttacaatgacaaaaggaggaggaggaaagatgaTCTAGATAATCTGAACTgccgtgcagttcagaggatcAGATAGGTGCATGCTGCGAGCATATACAGATTCCAGTGGAGACCGGCGGCGtttcaaaactactcgctgactgctaaAGTTACTCACGTTAAATAGCAGTCCACCTTCGTGTTTcggtacggttggctttcacacctgatgaaAACCATGCCCaagtacacatgaaccgtactccAGACTACCTTTTTAAGTGGACTCGTACGGTACCGTatggagcgttcacactaatcattcgaactggactttggggacaagtgtactcggatccgggcccgggtccctaATGTGAAAGCACCCAAAATGTCTGCCTGTTTCTCCCTCAGAGCGAACAAAGGTGGTGGTCATTCAGGGGGACATCACAGACTACAGAAGCGTGTTGGAGGCATCCTGTGGCACCGATGTCGTCATCCACACAGCCAGCTTAGTGGACGTTTGGCACAAAGTCCCAGAGAGCCTCATCGTCTCTGTCAACGTCTCAGGTGAGACTTCAAGGGTCTGAATGATGGCAAGGAAAAGGGATGGGGAGGAAAAATCAATGACTGATTCAGTTTTATGAATGTTTTACTGCGGGAAACCAGAAAACAGAGGAAACCCACGCCTTCTCCTGTTCTGGATGATTTTAAAGGACGTGACTTCACCCATgggttaaaaaatgttggccttAATTAAGTTGTGCTGAATATTGAGACAATATGGCCATTGTTAGCCAGTCGGGTTGCCCATTTCTGTAGTGGCAGATAGTCCAACCTGGATTAAGGGCTAGTTTTCATTACATATTTTGTAAATGAATGTTTCCTTTTGTAAATGAATGGTTCCTTACTATGCATGGTTGGTCATCCTGCTGTCAACTGCTTAACCCTATTAGTTTGGTGTTCAGTGGGGAGTTTAGGTGTCACATGATGGCATAAATGCTGCTTGAGGGGCTTTTCAGCCTGACAAGAATAAAACTCATGAGTacaccaaaaaaagaaagaggaaaaactaAATGATATATAATCCACAAGCAGCTTTTAGCACAAAACAGGATCCACAACATATGAAATGGTGCGTCACTTGTGTTGAACtgtctgagagtgtgtgtgtgtgtgtgtgtgtgtgtgtgtcaatcagTCGTCATATATGAACATCACTTGTTGTCAGCTTACCTCATGCCTTTACACAATGTCCTTTcagtaaagcaaataaaaaataatccatgTCTTGATGAGGTAGGTTGAAGTAATCCAGTCAGAGAAAGGAGATTTGCACTTCAGCAGTTCAGGTCAAGCTTGTAATTTTGCAAAATCCCAGGGATTTCTCTGCATTATCATCGTAAAGTAAAAGTCCATAATGTTACCTTGCGATTAGAATGAAAGACAATTGAGACAAGTCCATAAATAGTTCTGCTAAAGGCTTTAACCTTTCCAAACAAAACTTACATTATCAACTAAAACAACTCCTCATTTACCGTTAGTAAGACTCTTCAACCTCTCCCCCAGcttcaaaacaaaccacaaaccaaaaacggcaaaacaggaagtgacagatTGTAATTGCCTGCCTATAGGCCATAATACTGAATCTATTTAGGATAAAAGATATTGTTTAATGTAGTATATTAGCCATTCAGAATCCCAAAGACAGCTCTTACAAATTAAGTTCAggcaaaattgaaaaaataaaatcattgtctGCAATATAAATGCACAACAACGGCCAATtgggaaactccaacactcaacGACCAATAGTGTAACTTTTACTCAGTATGGAGGCTTTCTTATCAGGGACCTGGGCCTAGATCCGAGgacacttgaccccaaagtccaCTTTATTTGATTAATGTGAACACTGTGTGCCGTACTCGGGCTCGCTACAAATCAATTGTTCCTAGAATGAAAAGTCAAGTACGGACTTTCAGCTTTATAAGCCACTGAGTACGGTCTGTTAAAATCTGATGATCTGATCTGAGTGTAGTCAATCATTTGCTCaaaacagtatcacaatatttagATAATATATTTGGCAGTCTTTATACTACATTTTATCAAAATAACAGGTAGCAGccaaatagaatagataacctccttccctctgctGCTACATCTCAATGTAGCTCTGCACCACTTTGGTTGTACACATTGGGAAGTATGCGTGTCAAAGGAGCACTTGAATGCATCAAGATTTTCCACCTTATCACTGTATTTAGATTGTTTAGTTTACAGCTATTGGAATACATTTTAAGGATAACGCTGCTGatgtcatatatttatatttttctgtaaaCAATAATGTGTTAGTCcttctctcaatactttctgacttccccaGATTGTCTGTGGCTTTCAGCCCCCATTGGTTcccccagtgggcaacctccaggtctgaaaagtgaagtcaatgctgaagtgccttaaacttgcattcttcaacaaaccagcagggggcgactcctctggttgcaaaaagaagtctgattgtatagaagtctatgagaaaatgagcctacttctcacttgatttattacctcagtaaacattgtaaacatgagtttatggtctcaatcgctagtttcaagtcttctttaatacagcatgatgttcatttagtaaatgatggtcccatttaaagtcagatagaccataaagcagggtatgctttaaggcatggctaccttgtgattgacaggttgctaccacggcgttgtccggtctgggagttgtccgtgttttccgTGTTTGTGAAGCTGTGGAGGATTACCCAATAAAATTCAATCTGATCCATCCAACCCCAGcatcctccatctctctaatgACAACGTTTTCTCTCCTCAGGGACGGAGAACGTGATCAAGGCCCGTGTAGTGTGGCATCCAGTGCCTGGTCTACACCAGCAGCATGGAGGTGATCGGCCCCAACGTCGACGGAGACGACTTCATCAGGTGAAGCtcaaaaaaatatcattctggttttacttgtttgttttcctcacaGAGTACACATGGTTGGACTTTCACTCTCATTTTTAGAAATGCTTCGGCTCAGTTACGTTTCTGTGGTCACTTTCTTGAATGCATTCATGGAAAGCCTGTTCAGAATAGATATGATTGGTTGGAGACAAAAGTACACAACACACATTATCCAGCACCCTGCTGGTATAATCAAGAGGCGTTTAAAGACTCACTCACTATCTTACTGTCACACTGTCCCTCCGTAATGTTTTGCATGAGACCGTCTGGTATGTCAGACATGCCGTACAGTGAGCAACATGTTTTAACCTTTCTTTAACCTTAACCCTTTATTAGATTCGTCACATACAGttgcatacatgaaatttgacctctgcatccTAAGGaacagtgagctgctgtaaagtgcAATTTGGGGTCAAGTGTCTGGCTCAAGGAAACgtcaacatgcagacagtaggagtcggggatcaaaccaccgaccttgTGGTTGAAGGATGACCACTCTAACcattgtaccaatggattccttaggttttctagttttatgtgatgccactatcttcactctagactgagcccgctacaaccttaaaaaacgcaagttgcattaatgcgttaaaaaatttgtggtgttaaaacaaatttatgttaacgcattatcacgttaactttgacagccctaattatgatAAATCAAAATATACATGATTAGTCGTaattggattaaaataacattGTATAATCCTTTATGAACGGTAAAAGATGTAGAGAGCAGGAGATTTAACAAAATACTTGCCGTGGCAAACTTCCAGCGTCCATCTGCTTTGAGCATCGGTCACGACATTCTTccagattgtgtgtgtttgtgtgtttgtttgtacgtttgtctgtctgtgtgtgtttgcacgtaCAGTGCATGACTACAGCTGTAGCTCAGAACAATGTTTGGCATTCTCTATTTCACAAGAATGAATTTTGGTCTGCTGTTGTCGGGCTCTGACACTTGTTttccgttctctctctctctctccctcgctctgcTCTAGTTTCCTCTCTGTCTATTTGGCATTTAAACACATTCCTCTCATACACATGGCAAGGTCAAGAAATCACCACCTGCttactttctcctcctctcactgtTCAACCCTTTCTCTACAGGGGTAACAAAGACACACCTTACAAAGTGAAACACACTATGGCCTATCCCAAGAGCAAGGCAAAGGCCGAGAAAATCGTGTTGGAAGCTAACGGCACCAAGGTACTTTATGTTCAACAGTGTGGTGGTTTTATTGGCAGAGacattaatagcacattttacCTGTAAACactgagaaaacaaaacaaaatagtgTTGAAATAATCATAAAACCATAATGATGTAATGGGATTCATAAAAGCTGCAGAtgcagaacagaaaaaaaaatgtcattggcATCCAGatacatttattaatgtttattacacggctgtgttgaatactcgattctgattggtcaatcgcggcgttctgcggtctgtaatttctgtatagcagacctTCAGATGTCGGATTCTggcagaccgtttttgtgtcaaaacattgatttcttcagtaagtagctgtgtaataaacgtaataaatatactttattatatCTTAGCTTAACCCTTGTGCCTCACTATGGACATTATTGGCTTTTTAATTTTTCGATCATTTTGGCTGTGTTTATGCATGTGGCATAAATTTTGGCAAaggtgtgagttttttttttttttttttaattgtggaaGTTCAACCTCAGCTCCTATAATACGtctataataaactgtgtagCCAAAGTACACTCAGACCCTTAATATGTAAAATGCCATTGAAACCCAGTAAAACAATGATTTATGACCCCACAGGCATTACGGCATAAAAGCATGCATTCTGTTTAAGACTGTCAATCGActtaaatgtagtttaaaaagtaaaaactttaccaaaatctctTTATTTTCATTGACGAAAAAGAGACGAAATATTATAGATAggtctgtcaatcaattcaaatatttaatcgcgattaatcgcatgattgtccatagttaatcgtgattaatcgcaaattaattacacatttttatctcctctaaatgtaccttaaagggagatttgtcagatatttaatactcttatcaacatatcaacaatgacaaatattgtccagaaaccctcacaggcactccatttagcatataaaatatgctcaaatcataacatggcaaactcaagcccaacagacaacaacaactgtgagtgtgttgacttgactatgacttgccccaaactgcatgtgattatcataaagtgggcatgtctgtaaaggggagactcgtgggtacccataaaacccattttcattcacatatctggaggtcagaggtcaagggacccctttgaaaatagccatgccagtttttcgttgacaaaattttgcgtaaatttggagcgttatttaacctccttcgtgacaagctagactgacatggttggtaccaatggactgagcccactacaacctccaaaatatcagttgggttaatgtgttaaagaaattttgtggctttaaaacgaatttgcgttaatgcattattatggcgttaactttagCAGCCCTAATTCTATTATATCAGGCTTTTAATCTAGAGCcttaaagttgtagtttttttttacaatattttaccaaattgagccattttctcatgtttgaTCTCTGGGGCAAATACATGCTATTTTCTTGGTTTTCttgcacaaaataaaaatgcatcacaATCAATGTTGTTGCTAATCATTGACATCTTTGTCTTCTCCTCATCGGAGCAGCTTTTTTAAAGTGAGGCACAAGGGTTAAGACTGGGTAACACAATCTGAGGCTGGAGagcctgaaaaaaacattatgaggGAATTTCTTGAGCAACTTTGCCACACAATGCTGGACCATCCCCTTGTGGCTTTGCTTTGGTGTCACTCCTGCTGTTTACCATCAAAATCCACAAACATCTACCCTTTGACTGCTCTGGgcttatatttttatatgcgTATGCCTCCCGTCTGATTTCCCAACACTGAATCCTGATTTTGTCTCCTGTCCAGGTGAAAGCTGGAAAGTGTTTATACACGTGTTCTCTGAGGCCGACGGGGATCTACGGCGAGGGCCACCAGCTAATTAAAGACTTCTACAAGTTGGCTGTAAAAAGAGGAGGCTTGGTCGTCGGGGGGTCCCAGAAGACTCTGAACATGGACGGGTCTAtgcaggtaaaattactgtttttgtgagtCATGATCACAACTTTAAAGACACGTGAGGGTGGTGGACTTTAGTCGATGGCCTATGTTCTCTAGGGAACACGAAGAAATCAGTAAAGCAACACTAACAAACCTCTGGTGTATTTTTAACTCGAGTAAACTAAAGTGCAAAGGAGAACCAGTTAAAAGCCTAGCATGACTTATGTTCACCATCAGTCCAGTTCTCTGATCCACACTCAGCATGTCTGGTCCCGTCTATCTGGTCACCGGAGGCTACGGCTTCCTCGGCAGGCATCTGCTGCGGGTTTTACTGGAGAAGGAGGATGAACTGGCGGAGATCCGGGTGTTTGACAAACACATAGACTCGAGTTTAAACGAACTCAGCACAGGTAAGATGATTAATGCACCAGATTCCATTGAAGAATCTGCTAATTTAACGTTTTATAACGTTATCTCGGCGTAGTCACTCTTTCAAGCTCttgttttgatttaatttcaGACGTTATAACTGCAAGGTTCACAACCTCgtatcatatttatttctgtttgtttgtggtgtaatgtaaacagaccggaggaaaacgatCAGTAAGAGCTGAgctgagatctgctgtccagctgctgtctatgagagccggctgtcaatcactcgcgaactccgaccaaacggtcaaactaggcagtgctgatcaaatatgaatcaatactaTATTACGTTAACACCtatttctaaagcctgaaaacagagccgtgaggaggtgcagaagtctagttttctctcagaacacttgaattacaaaatgctgaaaggttattatggaatttttgcccaatgataccaaaaatatactgcctactgccactttaaagtggtaatccttaagatttcagtcctggttgatttacaATTTATATTTGCGTGAAAACAATTTCATTGTGCTCAGAGTTTAGCAGACCTGGGCGCTGCATACTGACTTACTGCTTATGCTGttcttgttctgttgttgtccTGCCTGATGCTGCTGTTTGCTACTGCCCAATGTTAGTGTGCTTATCTGCATGTCTTTTATGTAATGCTATTTGTCATATATAGCCTTTTACCAGGACGCCattgtaaataagaatttgGTCTCAATGGCTTGtcatggttaaataaaggttaaataaaatgtataaaataaaagtggTGAGAAAGGCCAGGCAGAGTCtgtttcatacacacacagtacacagcacATACAGTACCACTCAGTAGTTTTGACTTCATGTCTGCCTTTTCTCCCTCAGAGCGAACAAAGGTGGTGGTCATTCAGGGGGACATCACAGACTACAGCAGCGTGTTGGAGGCGTCCCGCGGTGCCGATGTCGTCATCCACACAGCCAGCTTAGTGGACGTTTGGCACAAAATCCCAGAGAGCCTCATCGTCTCTGTCAACGTCACAGGTGAGACTTCAAGGGTCTGAATGATGACTAGGAGAAGGGGAGGAAAAATCAATGACTGATTCAGTTTTATGAATGTTTTACTGTGGGAAACCAGAAAACAGAGGAAATCCACGCCTTCTCCTGTTTTGGATGATTTTCAAGGACGTGACTTCACCCATgggttaaaaaatgttggccttAATTAAGTTGTGCTGAATATTGAGACAATATGGCCATTGTTAGCCAGTCGGGTTGCCCATTTCTGTAGTGGCAGATAGTCCAACCTGGATTAAGGGCTAGTTTTCATTACATATTGTGTAAATGAATGTTTCCTTTTGTAAATGAATGGTTCCTGACTATGCATGGTTGGTCATCCTGCTGTCAACTGCTTAACCCTATTAGTTTGGTGTTCAGTGGGGAGTTTAGGTGTCACATGATGGCATAAATGCTGCTTGAGGGGCTTTTCAGCCTGACAAGAATAAAACTCTCATGAGTacaccaaaaaaagaaagaggaaaaactaaataatatataatccaCAAGCAGCTTTTAGCACAAAACAGGACCCACAAAATATGAAATGGTGCGTCACTTGTGTTGAACTGTCTGagagtgtgtaggtgtgtgtgtgtgtgtgtgtgtgtgtgtgtgtgtgtcaatcagTCGTCATATATGAACATCACTTGTTGTCAGCTTACCTCATGCCTTTACACAATGTCCTTTcagtaaagcaaataaaaaataatccatgTCTTGATGAGGTAGGTTGAAGTAATCCAGTCAGAGAAAGGAGATTTGCACTTCAGCAGTTCAGGTCAAGCTTGTAATTTTGCAAAATCCCAGGGATTTCTCTGCATTATCATCGTAAAGTAAAAGTCCATAATGTTACCTTGCGATTAGAATGAAAGACAATTGAGACAAGTCCATAAATAGTTCTGCTAAAGGCTTTAACCTTTCCAAACAAAACTTACATTATCAACTAAAACAACTCCTCATTTACCGTTAGTAAGACTCTTCAACCTCTCCTCCCAGcttcaaaacaaaccacaaaccaaaaacggcaaaacaggaagtgacagatTGTAATTGCCTGCCTATAGGCCATAATACTGAATCTATTTAGGATAAAAGATATTGTTTAATGTAGTATATTAGCCATTCAGAATCCCAAAGACAGCTCTTACAAATTTAAGTTCAggcaaaattgaaaaaataaaatcattgtctGCAATATAAATGCACAACAACGGCCAATtgggaaactccaacactcaacGACCAATAGTGTAACTTTTACTCAGTATGGAGGCTTTCTTATCAGGGACCTGGGCtgggatccgagtacacttgatCCAGAAAGTCCACTTTATTTGATTAACGGGAACACTGTGTGCCGTACTCGGGCTTGGTACAAATCAATTATTCCTGAAATGCAAAGTCAAGGACGGACTTTCAGCTTTATAAGCCACTAAGTCCGATCTGTTAAAATCTGATGATCTGATCTGAGTGTAGTCAATCATTTGCTGaaaacagtatcacaatatttagATAATATATTTGGCAGTCTTTATACTACATTATCAAAATAACAGGTAGCAGccaaatagaatagataacctccttccctctgctGCTACATCTCAATGTAGCTCTGCACCACTTTGGTTGTACACATTGGGAAGTATGCGTGTCCAAGGAGCACTTGAATGCAGCAAGATTTTCCACCTTATCACTGTATTTAGATTGTTTAGTTTACAGCTATTGGAATACATTTTAAGGATAACGCTGCTGatgtcatatatttatatttttctgtaaaCAATAATTTGTTAGTCcttctctcaatactttctgacttccccaGATTGTCTGTGGCTTTCAGCCCCCATTGGTTcccccagtgggcaacctccaggtctgaaaagtgaagtcaatgctgaagtgccttaaacttgcattcttcaacaaaccagcagggggcgattcctctggttgcaaaaagaagtctgattgtatagaagtctatgagaaaatgactttacttctcacttgatttattacctcagtaaacattgtaaacatgagtttatggtctcaatcgctagtttcaagtcttctttaatacagcatgatgttcatttagtacattatggtcccatttaaagtcagatagaccataaagcagggtatgctttagggcgtggctcccttgtgattgacaggttgctactacggtgttgtccggtctgggagttgtccatgttttccgTGTTTGTGTGGCTGTGGAGGATTACCCAATAAAATTCAATCTGATCCATCCAACCCCAGcatcctccatctctctaatgACAACGTTTTCTCTCCTCAGGGACGGAGAACGTGATCAAGGCCTGTGTGGAGTGTGGTATCCAGTGCCTGCTCTACACCAGCAGCATGGCCGTGATTGGCCCCAACGTCGACGGAGACGACTTCATCAGGTGAAGCtcaaaaaaatatcattctggttttacttgtttgttttcctcacaGAGTACACATGGTTGCACTTTCACTCTTGTTTTTAGAAATGCTTCGGCTCAGTTACGTTTCTGTGGTCACTTTCTTGAATGCATTCATGGAAAGCCTGTTCAGAATAGATATGATTGGTTGGAGACAAAAGTACACAACACACATTATCCAGCACCCTGCTGGTATAATCAAGAGGCGTTTAAAGACTCACTCACTATCTTACTGTCACACTGTCCCTCCGTAATGTTTTGCATGAGATCGTCTGGTATGTCAGACATGCCGTACAGCGAGCAACATGTTTTAACCTTTCTTTAACCTCAACCCTTTATTAGATTTGCCACATACAGttgcatacatgaaatttgacctctgcatccTAAGGaacagtgagctgctgtaaagtgcAATTTGGGGTCAAGTGTCTGGCTCAAAGACACGCCAACATGCAGAAAGTAGGAGTCGGGaatcaaaccaccgaccttgTGGTTGAAGGATGACCACTCTAACcattgtaccaatggattccttaggttttctagcccgctacaaccttagaAAACGCAAGTTGCATTTAAACACATTCCTCTCATACACATGGCAAGGTCAAGAAAACACCACCTGCttactttctcctcctctcactgtTTAACTCTTTCTCTACAGGGGCAATGAAGACACACCTTACAAAGTGAAACACACTATGGCCTATCCCAAGAGCAAGGCAAAGGCTGAGAAAATCGTGCTGGAAGCTAACGGCACCAAGGTACTTTATGTTCAACAGTGTGGTGGTTTTATTGGCAGAGATATTAATATCAAATTTTACTGGTACACTTTAAAGACAcactaagaaaacaaaaaaaatagtgttCAAATAATCATAAAACCTTAACGATGTAATGGAATTCAAAAAAGCTGCAGATGCAGAACAGAAAAAAGGTTATTGGAATCCAGatacatttattaatgtttattactgtaatgcTGAGTATCAgttttatactgtattatatcttAGCTTAACCCTTGTGCCTCACTAGGGACATTAttggctttttaattttttgatcCTTTTGGCTGTGTTTATGCATGTGGtataaattttggcaagggtgtgacgttttttttttttttttaaattgtggaaGTTCAACCTTAGCTCCTATAATACGTCTATAATAAACTGTGCAGCCAAAATACACTCAGACCCTTAAGGACAAAAATATCCCCATTGACACCCATTAAAACAACGATTTATGACCCGACAGCCATTATAGCATCAGcatatcgcatgattgtccatagttaatcgtgatgaatcgcaaattaatcacccattttgatctgttcaaaatgcaccttaaagggagatttgtcaagtatttaatactcttatcaacatgggactgggcaaatatgctgctttatgcaaaagtatgtatatatttattattggaaaccaaataacaacacaaaacaatgacaaatattgtccagaaaccctcacaggtactgcatttatcataaaaaatatgctcaaatcataacatggtaaactcaagcccaacaggcaacaacagctgtcagtgtgtcagtgtgctgacttgactatgacttgtccccaactgcatgtgattatcataaagtgggcatgtctgtaaaggggagactcgtgggtacccatagaacccattttcattaacatatctggaggtcagaggtcaaggggcccctttgaaaatggccattccagtttttcctgaccaaaatttagcgtaagtttggagcgttatttatcgtccttcgtgacaagctagactgacatggttggtaccaatggactgagcccactacaacctccaaaatatcaattgggttaatgtgttaaagacattttgtggctttaaaacgaatttgcgttaacgcattattatcgcggttaactttgacagccctaattctattATATCAGGCTTTCAATCTATAGCATCaaaattgtagtttttttttacaatattttaccAGATTGagacattttctcatgtttgaTCTCTGGGGCAATCACATGCTATTTGCCTGGTTTCctgcacaaaataaaaatgcatcataGTCAATGTTGTTCCTAATCATTGACATTTTTGTCTTCTCAGCTTCGGAGCAGCTTTTTTAAAGTGAGGCACAAGGGTTAAGACTGGGTAACACAATCTGAGGCTGGAGagcctgaaaaaaacattatgaggGAATTTCTTGAGCAACTTTGCCACACAATGCTGGACCATCCCCTTACGCTTTGCTTTGGTGTCACTCCTGCTGTTTACCATCAAAATCCATAAACTTCTACCCTTTGACGGCTCTgggttcatgtttttatgttcgTATGCCTCCCGTCTGATTTCCCAAAACTGAATCTTGGTTTTGTCTCCTGTCCAGGTGAAAGGTGGAAAGTGTTTATACACGTGTTCTCTGAGGCCGACGGATATCTACGGCGAGGGCCACCAGCTAATTAAAGACATCTACAAGTTGGCTGTAAAAAGAGGAGGCTTGGTCGTCCTGGGGGTCCCAGAAGACTCTGAACATGGACCGGTCTATGCAGGTAAAATTACACAAAATTACACAGatatacatatttttggttggtttgcatctctttgttagttttgtatttctttttggtatttttgcatctccttttggtagttttgtgtctatttggtagttttgcatctctgtggtaGTTTGGCGTCTCTTTGTGACTTCCCAACAAGAAATGTCAGCAGTAACTTCAAACAGAAGCTCTGTGCCCAGTTGGCCCGTTCAGTAATCTGTCGATGGTGATAACAACACCTTATTAAGAGTATCAGCaccacatacatatatacagcaGTATGAGTACATCATTGAATAAATgtaatgatgacatttttaaacCAGCCTCAACATGCTGGTTTCAgtgctgatgtgtttttgttattcacTCACGGTTCATCAGCTGTTGTTCATGACCAAATTAGTaatagtgcatgtgagcatgagTAACAGCACCCAACACAACTGGACTTTCTCTAAAATGATAACT from Sebastes fasciatus isolate fSebFas1 chromosome 13, fSebFas1.pri, whole genome shotgun sequence encodes the following:
- the LOC141780669 gene encoding 3 beta-hydroxysteroid dehydrogenase type 7-like; its protein translation is MEVIGPNVDGDDFIRGNKDTPYKVKHTMAYPKSKAKAEKIVLEANGTKVKAGKCLYTCSLRPTGIYGEGHQLIKDFYKLAVKRGGLVVGGSQKTLNMDGSMQVKLLFL
- the LOC141780661 gene encoding 3 beta-hydroxysteroid dehydrogenase type 7-like, producing the protein MSGPVYLVTGGYGFLGRHLLRVLLEKEDELAEIRVFDKHIDSSLNELSTERTKVVVIQGDITDYSSVLEASRGADVVIHTASLVDVWHKIPESLIVSVNVTGTENVIKACVECGIQCLLYTSSMAVIGPNVDGDDFIRGNEDTPYKVKHTMAYPKSKAKAEKIVLEANGTKVKGGKCLYTCSLRPTDIYGEGHQLIKDIYKLAVKRGGLVVLGVPEDSEHGPVYAGNVAWMHVLAARALRERPQTVGGESFFCYDDSPYKNYGEFNMLLLSTFNFRRVRIPFPVLWFLAMLNDVLRWILSPFHNYTPLLNSYTFALACTSFTVSTDKALRHFQYRPLYDWDQCRARTQKWVDTFPLDDPSKSKL